TGGCTTAAATCTGCGTTGCGCAAGTCTGCTGCGCGTAAACTGCCCCGCTCGACATTTGCCGAATTTAGCGTTGAATTGCGCACATCGGCAATAAATAAACTTGCACCTTGCAAATTGGTTTGATTGAAGTTGGTACCGCTTAAAGAAGATCCTTCTAAGTTAGCGTCTTGCAGGTTTGCCCCTTGCAGGTTCGATCGCCGTAAATCTGCGCCCTCTAAGTTTGCACCGCGTAAATCGGCTTGCTGAAGATCGCGATCGCTACCCCCATCGGTCACTAAATCACGCACTAATAACCAGCGTTCTTCCAATACGGTCAAAATGCTCGTTTGTAGATGATCGAGCCGCGCTCCTTCGAGTTGAGCACTCTGCAAGTTGGCATCTTCTACATTGGCATTACGGAGGTCTGCTCCCCGTAAATCGGCATCGCGCAAGTATGCGCCACGTAAATCGGCTCCGTTCAAGTTGGCTCCACGCAAATCGGCTCTCTGTAAATTCGCTTGCCGCAAAAAGGCTCCTTGTAAATCGGCATCGCGCAAATTGCAGCGGGCACATTGGCGGGTGGCTTGAAGCTGCACCAAGTCGTTAGGATTAAGTGCCTGTGCTGGAAGCGCAAGGGGCAACAGAAGAAGAGCGATCGCCAAGGATTTGTAAAACATGATGACGGGTAAAGGGTTGGACTTTTAGCCGATAGACTTTGGAGTTTATCTAGTCTAAATTTTGAAGTCTATCGTCTTAAGGTCTAGGGTTTCTATGGAACGCCTTCAGTGGTTAGGGTTGGTCGCGGCAATGAATTTGTTTGGACAAGTTCCCGCCATGGCAATAAATCAGCCAGGAATAAATCAGCCGGAGACGAATCAGCCTGTGCTATTAGCAAAGCAACCTCAGGAATTTGATGCCTTGCAGGATTTTAGCTACTGGTCAAATCTTTGCCATTTGCAAACCGATACGGGCGTTTATGATCAGGCATTGGAAGCTTGCAAAAAAGCGATCGCCATTGAACCCGAAGATTCTGGAATTTGGGCAGACCACAGCGAGATTTTACTCAAGCTGAAGAAGTATCCTGACGCGATCGCTTCTGCCGATCAAGCGCTGGTATTTAATCCCAAAAACTCCCTCGCTCTGACGTACAAATGCATGGCATACGAGGCATTAAACGACAATGATAAAGCTTTAGATATTTGCACCGAAGCCCTCCGTGTTGACGGCGCTTGGGGACGGAAATCACCCGCGATCGCTTGGCTTCATCGGGGCATTATTCTTGCCCAAAAACAGAACTATGAACAAGCCGTTATTGCCTACGATCGCGTGCTGTTGATGGAGCCGAAAGAGTCAATTACTTTAGCCTATCGCTGTGCTTCGTTAACCGAACTGGTGCAGTATGAATTAGCCATGGCAAGCTGCACTGAAGCCATAGAAGGAAACGGCAACTGGGGCGATTTGTCGGCTGCATTTGCTTGGCTGACTCAAGGTAAACTACTGACCCGCTTAGGGCAATATGCCGAGGCGATCGGAGCTTATGACAAGGCGATCGCCATTGATCCGAACAGTGCAATTACCTGGGCAGGACAAGGCTATGTACTAGAAAAATTACGTCGCTATGAAGAGGCATTGACCTCCTACAATCGTGCCGTACAAATCAAAGCAGATTACACGATGGCACTAGTCGGTCAATGCAAAATGCTCAACAAAACACGACAGTATGAACCCGCTGCGGCTGCCTGTGACTTGGCGATACAAGGAGATGGAACCTGGAGAGAAAGTGGCATCGCTGAAGGCTGGACACAGCGCAGTATTGCCCTAACGGGACAAGGTAAATACGAAGATGCAATGGCGGCAGCAAATCGGGCGGTAGGCATCCGAGAAGATTACGCCGAAGCTTGGAATTATCGAGGCGTAATCTTCTGGTATTTGAAGCAGTATCCAGAAGCGATCGCCTCTATTCAGCGAGCCGTCTCTTTAGATCCCACCTATGCTCAAGCCTGGGCAAACCAAGCCGCCGTACTGCGAACCTTAGCACAGTATGAATCGGCTCTTTCTGCATACGATCAAGCCATTCGCATTGATCCACAAAATGATGAATTTTGGGCAAATCGCAGCGTTACGCTTTGGTCACTTTCTCGTTATGATGAAGCGATCGTTTCAGCCGATCGCTCCGTTCTACTGAATCCTAATTCGACGCAAGGCTGGTATAACCGAGGCGTTGCACTTTATGCCCTAAAGCGGTACCCCGAAGCGTTAAATGCATATCGTAAAGTCACTGAGATTGATTCCCAAAACGTGAATGCTTTGACAGGAGCGGGAATCGTATTGGTGCAACTCAAACAATACGACGAAGCCAAGAAAACCTTAGAGGCAGCGTTGGCAATTAATCCTGAATTGGCTTTAGCCCAGACAACTCTCCAGACCGTGCTCCAAAAGCAACAACAGCAGTTTATGGAGCAACAGCAACGTCAGCAAGAACAGATCATGCAACAGATTTTTCAGCCTGAGAGGTAAGGTAGCTTGAGGGATAATGTAATTCACCGTGCTAAGGCTTTGACGGC
Above is a window of Timaviella obliquedivisa GSE-PSE-MK23-08B DNA encoding:
- a CDS encoding tetratricopeptide repeat protein, with protein sequence MERLQWLGLVAAMNLFGQVPAMAINQPGINQPETNQPVLLAKQPQEFDALQDFSYWSNLCHLQTDTGVYDQALEACKKAIAIEPEDSGIWADHSEILLKLKKYPDAIASADQALVFNPKNSLALTYKCMAYEALNDNDKALDICTEALRVDGAWGRKSPAIAWLHRGIILAQKQNYEQAVIAYDRVLLMEPKESITLAYRCASLTELVQYELAMASCTEAIEGNGNWGDLSAAFAWLTQGKLLTRLGQYAEAIGAYDKAIAIDPNSAITWAGQGYVLEKLRRYEEALTSYNRAVQIKADYTMALVGQCKMLNKTRQYEPAAAACDLAIQGDGTWRESGIAEGWTQRSIALTGQGKYEDAMAAANRAVGIREDYAEAWNYRGVIFWYLKQYPEAIASIQRAVSLDPTYAQAWANQAAVLRTLAQYESALSAYDQAIRIDPQNDEFWANRSVTLWSLSRYDEAIVSADRSVLLNPNSTQGWYNRGVALYALKRYPEALNAYRKVTEIDSQNVNALTGAGIVLVQLKQYDEAKKTLEAALAINPELALAQTTLQTVLQKQQQQFMEQQQRQQEQIMQQIFQPER